In a single window of the Bacillota bacterium genome:
- a CDS encoding ABC transporter substrate-binding protein: MADKVKAGLLPPVEERLPENPLVIEPLREVGQYGGTWVRFTTDTNFTDARMLMYGWSPIRWVNDALDIAPGWLESWESNADASEWTLNIRKGIKWSDGAPFTAADFMFWWDDMVLNPEMSDPVPDMFIAGGEIAQFSTPDEYTIIVKYAAPAPLLPYRLAMWCKAGHGERLIVPAHYLKQFHPDYSDYTTFEIFEEKMEWWTNPEMPVLSEWMPVEYRPAQKLVLERNPYSYYVDTEGNQLPYIDRIEVDLIEDKEVIKLKLMNGEGQMQVRPYMDLSDLSMLMRGREAGGYEVYLWDSGSGTGPMLYWNWNHPDDAKREVYRNKDFRRALSLGINRERIQRMLYFGLGEPTTGTFSPKAAEYHRTEEGQALFQEWKNSWVKYDPERAKQMLDSIGVVDRNGDGWRDLPNGEPLVLRIDFNSQANRTDIQINEMVAVDWENLGLKVQLNPIDGSQFSVLDATATFDIHNSWEIGDGPNHLVFPQWIVPIDVSRWAPLNGGWYSVIGTDKEGTELDKAPRDRSPVREQPEPGGPVERLQKLYDLAKVEPDEAKRDQYVLDMIRIHIEEGPFFLGTIANYPRPVIVSKNMRNVPTGDDLALGGFVNPHIVPYPAITIPAQYWLAQ, from the coding sequence TTGGCAGATAAGGTAAAGGCCGGTTTGCTGCCGCCGGTAGAAGAGCGTCTACCGGAGAATCCGTTGGTTATCGAGCCTTTGCGTGAGGTCGGTCAGTATGGTGGCACCTGGGTGCGCTTTACCACCGATACCAACTTCACCGACGCTCGGATGTTGATGTATGGTTGGTCACCAATCCGTTGGGTTAACGACGCCCTGGACATTGCTCCTGGCTGGTTGGAGAGCTGGGAGTCCAACGCCGATGCCAGTGAGTGGACCCTCAACATCCGCAAGGGCATCAAGTGGTCTGACGGAGCTCCCTTTACCGCCGCCGACTTCATGTTCTGGTGGGATGACATGGTCCTCAACCCTGAGATGTCTGACCCCGTTCCGGACATGTTTATCGCCGGTGGAGAAATTGCTCAGTTCAGCACCCCTGACGAGTACACCATTATCGTGAAGTACGCTGCTCCGGCTCCGTTGCTGCCCTACCGGTTGGCAATGTGGTGTAAGGCCGGTCACGGTGAGCGCCTCATCGTACCAGCTCACTACTTGAAGCAATTCCACCCAGACTACTCCGACTACACCACCTTCGAGATCTTCGAAGAGAAGATGGAGTGGTGGACCAATCCGGAGATGCCTGTTCTCTCCGAGTGGATGCCTGTGGAGTATCGCCCGGCTCAGAAGCTGGTTCTGGAGCGTAACCCCTACAGCTACTATGTCGATACCGAAGGCAATCAGTTGCCCTACATCGATCGGATCGAAGTTGACCTGATCGAGGACAAAGAAGTTATCAAGCTGAAGTTGATGAATGGCGAAGGCCAGATGCAGGTTCGTCCTTACATGGATCTTTCCGACCTGTCCATGTTGATGAGAGGTCGGGAGGCCGGCGGTTACGAGGTCTACCTCTGGGACAGTGGCTCTGGTACCGGTCCGATGTTGTACTGGAACTGGAACCATCCCGACGATGCTAAGCGGGAAGTATACCGCAACAAGGATTTCCGCCGTGCTCTCTCCCTCGGTATCAACCGGGAGCGCATCCAGAGAATGCTGTACTTCGGTCTCGGTGAGCCAACCACTGGAACCTTCAGCCCCAAGGCTGCTGAGTATCACCGTACCGAGGAAGGTCAGGCTCTCTTCCAAGAGTGGAAGAACTCCTGGGTCAAGTATGATCCTGAGCGAGCTAAGCAGATGCTAGATTCCATTGGTGTTGTCGACCGCAATGGTGACGGCTGGCGGGATCTGCCCAACGGCGAGCCTTTGGTACTGCGGATTGACTTCAACTCTCAAGCCAACCGCACCGACATTCAGATCAACGAGATGGTTGCAGTCGACTGGGAGAACCTGGGCCTCAAGGTTCAACTGAACCCCATCGATGGTTCTCAGTTCAGTGTGCTAGATGCCACTGCTACCTTTGACATCCACAACAGCTGGGAAATCGGCGACGGTCCGAACCACTTGGTCTTCCCGCAGTGGATTGTGCCCATTGACGTCAGCCGCTGGGCTCCGCTCAACGGTGGTTGGTACTCTGTCATCGGTACCGACAAAGAGGGTACTGAGCTAGACAAGGCACCCCGTGATCGCAGCCCGGTGCGTGAGCAACCTGAGCCCGGTGGTCCGGTAGAGCGTCTGCAAAAGCTCTATGACCTGGCCAAGGTCGAGCCCGATGAGGCCAAGCGTGATCAATATGTTCTCGACATGATCCGCATCCACATCGAAGAAGGTCCCTTCTTCCTGGGTACTATTGCCAACTATCCTCGTCCTGTGATCGTCAGCAAGAACATGAGGAACGTACCCACCGGAGATGACCTGGCACTAGGTGGCTTCGTCAACCCCCACATCGTGCCTTATCCTGCAATTACTATTCCGGCTCAGTACTGGCTGGCTCAGTAG